In Aegilops tauschii subsp. strangulata cultivar AL8/78 chromosome 3, Aet v6.0, whole genome shotgun sequence, one genomic interval encodes:
- the LOC109735725 gene encoding uncharacterized protein, which translates to MENDRNNQAPPPPPGYYPSAAAEQRQAGGGKKGRRGSTKSKGEKGFIEGCLAALCCCWICKMCCDWPPRSLPAKTLVPVPMKNIHIQRESLLNYSVCLFVCLLF; encoded by the exons ATGGAGAACGACAGGAACAACCAGGCTCCGCCACCGCCCCCAG GCTACTACCCGTCGGCGGCTGCGGAGCAAAGGCAAGCCGGCGGCGGGAAGAAGGGCCGCCGGGGAAGCACCAAATCCAAGGGCGAGAAGGGCTTCATCGAGGGATG CCTGGCGGCGCTGTGCTGCTGCTGGATCTGCAAGATGTGCTGCGACTGGCCGCCGAGGTCGCTGCCGGCCAAGACATTGGTGCCAGTGCCTATGAAGAACATACACATACAGAGAGAGTCGTTGCTTAATTACagtgtttgtttgtttgtttgtttgttgttTTAG